In the Astatotilapia calliptera chromosome 5, fAstCal1.2, whole genome shotgun sequence genome, one interval contains:
- the gpx1b gene encoding glutathione peroxidase 1b, producing the protein MATSFYDLTAKLLTGETFNFSSLKGKVVLIENVASLUGTTVRDYTQMNELHERYASKGLVILGVPCNQFGHQENCKNEEILLSLKYVRPGNGFEPKFQLFEKMDVNGKDAHLLFAFLKDKLPTPSDDATSLMTDPKLIIWSPVCRNDVSWNFEKFLIGPDGVPFKRYSRRFLTIDIEGDIKKLLSQTN; encoded by the exons atggcTACAAGTTTTTACGACCTCACGGCCAAACTGTTGACCGGGGAGACGTTTAATTTCTCGTCCCTAAAGGGCAAAGTCGTCCTCATTGAGAATGTCGCTTCTCTCTGAGGTACGACCGTCAGGGATTACACCCAGATGAACGAGCTCCACGAGCGGTACGCCAGCAAGGGGCTTGTGATCTTGGGAGTACCCTGCAACCAGTTCGGCCATCAG GAGAACTGCAAGAATGAAGAGATCCTCCTGTCGCTGAAGTATGTCCGTCCTGGAAATGGCTTCGAGCCCAAGTTTCAGCTCTTTGAGAAGATGGACGTGAACGGGAAGGACGCCCACCTCCTGTTTGCGTTCCTGAAGGACAAGCTTCCAACACCCAGCGACGACGCAACGTCTCTGATGACCGACCCCAAGCTGATCATCTGGAGCCCGGTGTGCAGGAACGACGTGTCCTGGAACTTCGAGAAGTTCCTCATCGGGCCGGACGGTGTGCCGTTCAAGCGTTACAGCCGGAGGTTCCTCACCATCGACATCGAGGGAGACATCAAGAAGCTCCTCAGCCAGACGAATTAA
- the emc3 gene encoding ER membrane protein complex subunit 3 has protein sequence MAEPELLLDSNIRLWVVLPIVFITFLVGVIRHYVSILLQSDKKLTLEQVSDSQVLIRSRILRENGKYIPKQSFLMRKFYFNNQEDGFFKKTKRKVVPPSPMTDPSMLTDMMKGNVTNVLPMILIGGWINWTFSGFVTTKVPFPLTLRFKPMLQQGIELLSLDASWVSSASWYFLNVFGLRSMYSLILGQDNGADQSRIMQEQMSGAAMAMPADTNKAFKAEWEALELTDHQWALENVEDDLMSRELDFDGMFSKELPSGIF, from the exons ATGGCTGAGCCGGAGCTTCTGCTGGACTCCAATATTAGACTTTGGGTGGTGTTGCCCATTGTCTTCATCACTTTTCTGGTTGGGGTTATACGGCATTATGTATCTATTCTCCTTCAAAGTGACAAAAAGCTGACATTAGAACAAGTTTCTGACAG CCAGGTACTTATTCGGAGCAGAATTCTcagagaaaatggaaaatacatTCCCAAACAG tcCTTTTTGATGAGGAAGTTCTACTTCAATAACCAAGAAGACGGATTCTTCAAGAAGACCAAGAGAAAGGTTGTCCCACCCTCTCCAATGACAG ATCCGAGCATGCTGACAGATATGATGAAGGGCAACGTAACCAACGTGCTTCCCATGATCCTCATCGGTGGCTGGATCAACTGGACTTTTTCAGGATTTGTAACAA CTAAGGTTCCCTTCCCTCTCACGCTGCGCTTTAAGCCCATGCTGCAACAAGGAATAGAGTTGCTCTCATTGGATGCTTCTTG GGTGAGCTCAGCATCCTGGTATTTCCTGAATGTGTTTGGACTTCGAAGCATGTACTCTTTAATCCTAGGCCAAGATAACG GCGCAGACCAGTCGAGGATCATGCAGGAGCAGATGAGCGGTGCTGCCATGGCCATGCCTGCAGATACAAATAAAGCTTTCAAA gCTGAGTGGGAGGCACTGGAACTGACTGACCATCAGTGGGCGCTTGAGAATGTAGAGGATGATCTGATGAGCCGGGAGTTGGACTTTGATGGCATGTTCAGCAAGGAGCTGCCAAGCGGAATCTTCTGA
- the usp4 gene encoding ubiquitin carboxyl-terminal hydrolase 4 has product MMAEGGGPESGNAADSDSEPVAAQIPTPSTESQKQTIGSLLKTSLRKGDEWYLIDSRWFKQWKKYVGFDSWDMYNVGERSLYPGPIDNSGLFSDHETQALKEHLIDELDYVLVPTEAWNKLVSWYGCLEGQRPIVRKVVEHGMFVKHCKVEVYLLELNLCENDNMDNVVTRHFSKADTIDTIEKEMRTLFNIPSEEETRLWNKYMSNTYEQLNKPDSTVQDAGLFQGQVLVIERKNEDGTWPRQASHPKSSTTPSRNFTTSPKLSSNASPTVTNGDSNCSPGYTLNNSTSSSNRYGGYNSYSSYNYRESQSQPGLCGLSNLGNTCFMNSALQCLSNASPLTEYFLTDQYEAEINRENPLGMRGEIAEAYADLVKQMWLSRSSYVAPRTFKTQVGRFAPQFSGYQQQDSQELLAFLLDGLHEDLNRVKKKPYLALRDAEGRPDEIVAKEAWTNHRLRNDSIIVDIFHGLFKSTLVCPECSKVSVTFDPFCYLTLPLPLKKDRTMEVFLVRSDPQSRPTQYRVVVPKLGTITDLCSALSKLCGISPENMVVADVYNHRFHKLYRRDDGLNQIMEKDDIFVYEVQEENSERMSLPVYFRERHSKHAGSSTSTMLFGQPLLITVPRHNLIADVLYDKILERIGRYVKRSQSPSTESRASASATISSCSQAPECSTSSSLNASLGGCGSPLSDGASCSASSSNGSNHSGTCNETNGLYDGEEEAMDHQVSPEPENGQSEEEEEASDLQNGSKGDTTKLFTFSIVNSYGTANISPLPCDGNVLKLNPHSTVAIDWDTESKKLYYDEPEAEAYEKHESMLQPQKKKTTVALRECIELFTTMETLGEHDPWYCPTCKKHQQATKKFDLWSLPRILVVHLKRFSYNRCWRDKLDTVVDFPIRDLNMSEFVCDPKAGPYVYDLIAVSNHYGGMGGGHYTAYGKNKVDGKWYYFDDSSVSSATEDQIVTKAAYVLFYQRIDEESPSKPQPSASLGGAPEPADDHMDTN; this is encoded by the exons ATGATGGCCGAGGGAGGCGGACCCGAGTCGGGTAACGCAGCGGACTCCGACTCGGAGCCGGTAGCTGCACAAATACCGACTCCTTCAACCGAAAGTCAAAAACAGACTATTGGGTCTCTTTTGAAAACGTCTCTGAGAAAGGGTGACGAATG GTATCTAATAGACAGTCGGTGGTTCAAACAGTGGAAGAAGTATGTGGGGTTTGACAGCTGGGATATGTACAATGTTGGAGAACGAAGCCTCTATCCAGGACCAATTGATAACTCTGGCCTGTTCTCAG ACCATGAGACTCAAGCCCTGAAAGAGCACCTTATAGATGAGCTTGATTATGTCCTAGTACCTACTGAGGCATGGAATAAGCTAGTGAGCTGGTACGGCTGCCTTGAGGGCCAGAGACCTATCGTCAGGAAG GTCGTTGAACATGGCATGTTTGTCAAGCACTGTAAAGTGGAGGTCTATTTGCTGGAGCTGAACTTGTGTGAGAATGACAATATGGACAATGTTGTTACACGTCATTTCAGTAAAGCTGATACTATAG acACTATAGAGAAGGAGATGAGAACACTGTTCAATATCCCATCAGAGGAAGAGACCAGGCTCTGGAACAAATACATGAGCAATACGTACGAGCAGCTGAACAAGCCAGACAGCACCGTACAGGATGCTGGTCTTTTCCAGGGACAG GTGCTTGTGATTGAGCGCAAAAATGAGGATGGTACGTGGCCCAGACAAGCTTCACATCCCaa ATCAAGTACAACCCCATCCAGGAATTTCACTACCTCTCCAAAACTCTCCTCAAACGCATCCCCAACAGTAACCAATGGAGACAGCAACTGCAGCCCTGGATACACGCTGAACAACAGCACCTCATCCAGCAACAG ATATGGGGGCTACAATTCATACAGCTCCTACAATTACAGGGAGTCACAATCGCAGCCTGGCTTATGTGGGCTCAGTAATTTGGGAAATACGTGCTTCATGAACTCTGCCcttcag TGCCTGAGCAATGCATCTCCACTCACAGAGTACTTCCTCACTGACCAGTATGAGGCAGAGATAAACAGAGAGAATCCTCTGGGAATGAGGGGGGAGATAGCTGAGGCCTATGCAGATCTAGTAAAACAAATGTGGCTCAGCCGCAGCAGTTATGTGGCCCCACGTACCTTCAAA ACCCAGGTCGGACGCTTTGCCCCCCAGTTTTCAGGCTATCAGCAGCAGGACTCTCAGGAGCTGTTGGCCTTCCTTCTTGACGGGCTCCATGAAGATCTGAATAGGGTCAAGAAGAAGCCTTACTTGGCCCTAAGGGATGCAGAGGGCCGTCCAGATGAG ATTGTTGCCAAGGAAGCCTGGACAAACCACCGTTTGCGCAATGACTCTATTATAGTTGATATTTTCCATGGCCTCTTCAAATCCACCTTGGTATGCCCAGAGTGCTCCAAGGTATCTGTTACCTTTGACCCATTTTGCTACCTCACATTGCCTCTGCCCTTGAAGAAGGACCGTACCATGGAAGTTTTCCTGGTGCGATCAGACCCTCAGTCAAGACCCACACAG TATCGGGTGGTGGTCCCCAAACTGGGTACTATAACAGACCTGTGCAGCGCCTTGTCCAAACTCTGTGGAATCTCTCCAGAAAAT ATGGTGGTGGCAGATGTTTACAATCACAGATTCCATAAACTTTATAGACGGGATGATGGTCTCAACCAAATCATGGAAAAGGATGACATCTTTGT GTATGAGGTACAGGAGGAGAACAGTGAAAGGATGAGCCTGCCTGTTTATTTCAGGGAGCGCCACTCAAAGCATGCTGGAAGCTCCACAAGCACCATGCTGTTTGGCCAGCCTTTACTTATCACCGTGCCCAGACATAACCTCATAGCAGACGTTCTTTATGATAAGATCCTAGAGAGGATTGG ACGCTATGTAAAACGCTCCCAGAGCCCTTCTACTGAAAGCAGGGCGTCAGCCTCAGCCACCATATCCAGCTGCAGTCAGGCCCCTGAATGTTCTACATCTTCTAGTCTCAATGCCAGCCTGGGTGGCTGTGGCAGTCCCTTATCAGATGGGGCCTCCTGCAGCGCCAGCTCCAGCAATGGCAGCAACCACTCAGGGACCTGCAATGAAACGAATGGGTTGTATGATG GTGAAGAGGAGGCCATGGACCACCAAGTGAGTCCAGAGCCAGAAAATGGCCAatctgaagaggaggaggaggcctcTGACTTACAAAATGGGTCCAAAGGAGACACGACCAAGCTCTTTACATTCAGCATAGTCAACTCTTACGGAACGGCCAACATTAGCCCGCTGCCTTGTGATGGAAATGTCCTCAAACTTAATC CACATTCCACAGTGGCCATCGACTGGGACACAGAGTCGAAGAAACTCTACTATGATGAACCAGAAGCAGAG GCTTATGAGAAGCATGAGAGCATGCTGCagccccaaaaaaagaaaaccactgtGGCTCTAAGGGAATGCATCGAGCTCTTTACAACAATGGAAACACTGGGAGAGCATGACCCATG GTATTGTCCAACATGCAAGAAACACCAACAGGCCACAAAGAAGTTTGACTTATGGTCACTTCCTCGGATTCTGGTGGTTCATCTAAAGCGTTTCTCATACAACCGATGCTGGAGGGACAAGCTGGACACAGTGGTGGACTTTCCCATCAG GGATCTCAACATGTCTGAGTTTGTGTGTGACCCTAAGGCCGGCCCCTACGTCTACGACCTTATTGCTGTGTCAAACCACTATGGAGGAATGGGAGGGGGTCACT ACACGGCTTATGGCAAGAATAAAGTGGATGGAAAGTGGTATTACTTTGATGACAGCAGCGTCTCATCTGCCACAGAGGATCAGATAGTG ACTAAAGCCGCCTACGTGCTGTTCTATCAGCGCATAGACGAAGAAAGCCCCTCTAAACCTCAACCTTCGGCGTCATTGGGAGGAGCCCCGGAGCCAGCCGATGACCACATGGACACAAATTAG